A part of Anabas testudineus chromosome 7, fAnaTes1.2, whole genome shotgun sequence genomic DNA contains:
- the LOC113167659 gene encoding zinc finger and BTB domain-containing protein 39, with protein sequence MRIRLQGPGHAASLLAELNSCRQSRRYCDILLQVGNRTFAAHRAVLACAGAYFRSLFARAPASSTTALSLEFISPANFEKVLTFVYTGEIYTDLIDVGVLYELAERLGVSELVRACHATFPDLQASVSASCKANSPGDVALDSSMVAADVSSVAAVGAASVSASSVCSSAASCSSLSSSAGLSAAPTPAAAPSPLFQVRAARTSREAHTEVLSLDLKAEDIQSHIGYGQMSADHQLPGGHHLTSRSQSSQSDSILPPGPVLQLKTEQGLEEEETGGSCQEGNRDRQMVSQSTISSLSQSCEPAPSDSCSFPDSSAQLGAEMCAPTSSSGETLGIQQVGSGESSVADVQRDGRLMFGEEEEVENEAEREALQGNGAIEGSEDEQWRQLAGEIIELSDDENFMEEGDEEDDEDDLVCVENGEGGNLSSPVMGNMVSCKACAVPLPADPAAIRRHAETHLTELGLCKVCRASFSDHAAGVTHCLSHTGVQLFTCEMCHLHFCSQNKLLRHHRQTSSSYTIPQRALSSSSQGLSSELQCAVCTKALSKDFQMVRDHLLSHVCSQSLSCGVCHLPQLSLCSLLWHALAHLSMPVFACPHCARCFVERPLLDRHMTAHAEEAAAKERERSALRAYRVGADGVGGGGMAGVEELHCFLCPQTFSSSSAFQYHLSLHTNESPGSEGGPESQGWLGKRKADQSLECPPSSCSSTSPRDAGGLVKMSNMGLTLGVGFNIPDKFFQGPVHSLSSGGLTNGSSGHDGGVGAAGVRGKWYRCRYCGKRFAHSGEFTYHLRIHTGEKPYQCKVCLRFFRGRSTMICHLKTHAGALMYRCTVCGLYFSTLKLVSSHMELHKDHLPPDFNIEQTFMYNDHSKEPLPTVDT encoded by the exons ATGCGGATCCGGCTGCAGGGTCCCGGCCACGCTGCCAGCCTTCTCGCAGAGCTCAACAGCTGCCGCCAGTCGCGTCGTTACTGTGATATACTCCTGCAAGTTGGAAACCGCACGTTTGCAGCGCACCGTGCGGTGCTGGCCTGCGCCGGTGCGTATTTCCGCAGCCTGTTCGCCCGGGCGCCAGCGTCATCCACCACTGCCCTCTCTTTGGAGTTTATCTCCCCTGCCAACTTTGAGAAGGTGCTGACTTTTGTCTACACTGGGGAGATTTACACTGATCTCATAGATGTCGGCGTACTCTATGAGCTGGCTGAGAGGCTGGGCGTTAGTGAACTGGTCCGAGCCTGTCATGCAACCTTCCCTGATCTGCAAGCTTCTGTGTCTGCAAGCTGTAAAGCTAACAGTCCTGGGGATGTCGCTCTGGACTCTAGCATGGTCGCTGCTGATGTGTCCTCTGTGGCAGCTGTTGGTGCAGCTTCTGTATCTGCATCGTCTGTGTGTTCCTCTGCCGCCTCCTGCTCGTCTTTGTCTTCATCGGCTGGTCTGTCTGCTGCCCCgacacctgctgctgctccctcaCCTCTCTTCCAAGTGCGGGCTGCCAGGACCAGTCGTGAAGCTCACACTGAggttctgtctctggacctgaAGGCAGAAGATATCCAGTCTCATATTGGCTATGGGCAGATGTCAGCAGATCATCAACTACCAGGAGGACATCATTTAACCAGCAGGAGCCAGTCCAGTCAGAGTGACAGCATCCTGCCTCCAGGgcctgtgctgcagctgaagaCTGAACAGGggctggaggaagaggagacaggaggcAGCTGTCAGGAAggtaacagagacagacaaatggTTTCTCAGAGCACAATCAGCTCTTTGTCTCAGAGCTGCGAGCCTGCACCGTCGGACTCCTGCTCCTTCCCTGACTCTTCGGCTCAGCTTGGAGCTGAGATGTGCGCTCCGACTTCATCCTCAGGAGAGACTCTGGGCATCCAGCAGGTGGGATCAGGGGAGAGCAGCGTAGCGGATGTGCAGAGGGATGGCAGGCTGATGTtcggagaggaggaggaggtagagaATGAGGCGGAGAGGGAGGCTCTGCAAGGTAATGGAGCAATAGAGGGGTCAGAGGACGAGCAGTGGAGACAGCTGGCGGGTGAGATCATCGAGCTGAGCGATGATGAGAACTTCatggaggagggagatgaagaggatgatgaagatgaccTGGTGTGTGTGGAGAACGGAGAGGGTGGGAACTTGAGCAGCCCG gtAATGGGAAACATGGTGTCATGTAAAGCCTGTGCAGTGCCTCTCCCAGCAGACCCGGCTGCCATCAGAAGACACGCTGAGACCCATCTGACAGAGCTCGGTCTCTGCAAAGTGTGCAGGGCCTCGTTTTCGGATCACGCTGCCGGCGTCACACACTGCCTCTCTCACACTGGGGTGCAGCTCTTCACCTGTGAAATGTGTCACCTACACTTCTGCAGCCAAAATAAACTGCTGCGCCATCACCGCCAGACATCCTCCAGCTACACCATACCACAGAGGGcgctgagcagcagcagccagggCCTGAGCTCCGAGCTGCAGTGTGCCGTTTGCACCAAAGCCCTCAGCAAAGACTTCCAG ATGGTCAGAGACCACCTGCTGAGCCATGTGTGTTCccagagcctgagctgtggCGTGTGTCACCTCCCACAGCTCTCCCTGTGCTCCCTGCTGTGGCACGCCCTCGCACACCTCTCCATGCCAGTCTTCGCTTGCCCGCACTGTGCCCGCTGCTTCGTGGagcgccccctgctggacaGACATATGACTGCACACGCTGAGGAGGCGGCAGCGAAAGAGAGGGAGCGATCAGCTCTGAGGGCTTACAGAGTGGGGGCAGATGgagttggaggaggagggatggcAGGAGTGGAGGAGCTGCACTGCTTTCTTTGCCCACAgactttctcctcctcctctgcctttcAGTACCACCTCAGCCTGCACACCAACGAGTCCCCGGGGAGTGAAGGAGGCCCTGAGAGCCAGGGCTGGTTGGGCAAACGTAAAGCTGATCAGTCTCTGGAGTGCCCCCCGTCATCCTGCTCTTCCACATCTCCGCGGGACGCTGGGGGGCTTGTCAAGATGAGCAACATGGGTTTGACCTTGGGAGTGGGCTTCAACATCCCAGATAAGTTTTTTCAGGGGCCAGTACACAGCTTGTCATCTGGGGGCCTGACCAATGGGAGTTCTGGGCACGATGGGGGAGTCGGAGCAGCAGGTGTTCGTGGGAAATGGTACCGGTGTCGCTACTGCGGTAAACGATTCGCCCACTCTGGGGAGTTCACCTATCACCTCCGCATCCACACGGGGGAGAAACCCTACCAGTGCAAAGTGTGTCTGCGCTTCTTCAGGGGCCGCTCCACCATGATCTGCCACCTGAAGACGCACGCCGGCGCTCTCATGTACCGCTGCACCGTCTGCGGCCTTTACTTCTCCACGCTTAAGCTGGTGTCGTCACACATGGAACTGCACAAGGACCACCTGCCCCCGGACTTCAACATCGAGCAGACCTTCATGTACAACGATCACTCTAAAGAGCCGCTTCCCACTGTGGACACCTGA
- the gpr182 gene encoding G-protein coupled receptor 182 translates to MVQIALCIRAGRTCHLHLQQTHHHSKTMTGEYNHSHEYFNGTPWFVYECTIQLDASYRRIALFLLYLFIFMVGLLENLVVVWVNWRRRHSANGVLFCIINVSLSDLMVIVILPFFMMEVTMDKVWLWGRFLCKVTNLIYTVNFYSSSFFLASMTLERYLSLTRPSSPSFFPVVGRRRWVLCGGLWVFSFFLALLENVHVDLLEWDEPGCYMVPEHNYSEWFVSVAAFCIIFQFLVPAAVIITCNVLIARAVKTAPDVQGRRDVWLVHVYSLVFVMCWLPYHLVIFLLVIDDLDPYIFSCNTVEILYFSFTVVEGLSLFHCVANPILYNFLSKSFRDNLVNAVVNCIPREGTGVPMGGGDQPNAPNGGGGELGKQRKLSNTSTSQSDVGS, encoded by the exons ATGGTTCAGATTGCTCTCTGCATCAGAGCTGGAAGGACCTGCCATCTTCATCTACAGCAGACTCATCATCATAGTAAG ACCATGACCGGCGAGTACAACCACTCACATGAATACTTCAACGGCACACCATGGTTTGTCTACGAGTGCACCATCCAGCTCGATGCAAGCTACCGGCGCATCGCCCTCTTCCTGCTCTACCTTTTCATCTTCATGGTGGGCCTGCTGGAGAACTTGGTGGTTGTCTGGGTCAACTGGCGTCGACGCCACTCGGCCAACGGGGTTCTTTTCTGCATCATCAATGTGAGCCTGTCGGACTTGATGGTGATTGTGATCCTGCCTTTCTTTATGATGGAGGTGACCATGGACAAGGTTTGGCTGTGGGGCCGCTTCCTCTGCAAGGTCACCAACCTCATCTACACGGTCAACTTCTACAGTAGCTCCTTCTTCCTGGCCTCCATGACTTTGGAGCGCTACCTGTCCCTGACCAGACCCTCGTCTCCCAGCTTCTTCCCTGTGGTGGGTCGGCGGCGCTGGGTGCTCTGTGGAGGCCTTTGGGTGTTCTCCTTTTTCCTGGCTCTCCTAGAGAACGTCCACGTGGATCTTCTGGAGTGGGATGAACCTGGTTGTTACATGGTGCCCGAGCACAACTATAGCGaatggtttgtgtctgtggctgCTTTTTGCATCATCTTCCAGTTCCTGGTCCCCGCCGCCGTCATCATCACCTGTAACGTGCTGATCGCTCGCGCAGTTAAAACTGCTCCGGATGTGCAGGGTCGGCGGGACGTGTGGCTGGTGCATGTGTACTCTCTAGTGTTTGTCATGTGCTGGCTGCCCTACCATCTGGTCATATTCCTGCTTGTCATAGATGACCTTGACCCCTACATCTTTAGCTGCAACACAGTGGAAATCCTCTACTTCTCATTTACCGTGGTGGAGGGCTTGTCTCTTTTCCACTGTGTCGCCAACCCCATCCTCTACAACTTTCTAAGCAAGAGCTTCCGCGACAACCTGGTCAACGCGGTGGTGAACTGCATACCCAGAGAGGGCACCGGGGTTCCAATGGGAGGGGGAGACCAGCCCAATGCACCCAACGGAGGCGGTGGGGAACTGGGGAAGCAGCGCAAATTAAGTAACACCAGCACCAGCCAGTCTGACGTCGGATCATAA